One Companilactobacillus farciminis KCTC 3681 = DSM 20184 genomic window, TTCGAACTGGACTGATTCGAATAATCTTTTTTAAGAATCCCAAAACCGCATAAACGACTAAGAATCCAGCAATGGCAATTATATAATCTCCCATACCAACTGCCAAGCCAATACAAGCTACGACCCATAAACTAGCAGCAGTCGTCAAACCTCTGATCGAATGGTGTTCAACGATAATCGTTCCAGCGCCCAAAAAACCGATTCCACTGACGACTTGAGCAATCAATCGCGCATCATCAGCTCTCAAGACACCTTTTACCTCAGGATATTGACGAGCCATCTCTATGGCATTGAAGCCGATATTTTGTTGAATCATCGCTATTATGCAAGCACCTAGACAAACTAAGATGTGCGTTCTCAATCCGGCTGGTCGATGTTTATACGCCCGATCGATTCCAATAATTCCAGCAAATAAAACTGAAACCAATAATCTTGTGATAACTGTAAGAACACTTAATTGACTAATCAAATAACCCCTCCAATGTTCTTCAGATTCAAGCTATTAACTATTTTTAAATAATTTAAATATTTTTTCTTTTGTAGATGCACTTTTTAGTGTAACAATGAAATCTTTTCTTAGCAATAGGCGAGCGATTGTTGACATATATGGAATGTTTTCATAATCCTTTTCTGGGTCTGGTCCTAACAATCCTAAAACCACATCCGTTGACTCCTGATCATCCCAAATTATCGGTTGGTGCAGTTTCAAAACAAACATTTTCAGACTAGTTAGCGACTCATCTTGAACGTGGGGCATAACGATTCCCTCACCTAAAACCGTAGAAGCTTCGTTTTCTCGTATCAATAATTTTCCGTAAACAGCCTCAACATCAACATTCTCATCATTTTTCTTAGCAAAATTTGCCAAATACTTTAAAACTTTCTCTTTTGAGTCAGCTTCGACGTCCAAGGCAATACTATCTTCACTTAAAATTGCTGACAGATCCATCATCTGGTCAACTCGTTTTTGATTTGGAACGTTACTATCACGTGCTACCACAACAA contains:
- a CDS encoding MgtC/SapB family protein, with the translated sequence MISQLSVLTVITRLLVSVLFAGIIGIDRAYKHRPAGLRTHILVCLGACIIAMIQQNIGFNAIEMARQYPEVKGVLRADDARLIAQVVSGIGFLGAGTIIVEHHSIRGLTTAASLWVVACIGLAVGMGDYIIAIAGFLVVYAVLGFLKKIIRISPVRKLKVEYLHKVETKKFIDDYFKKNDITVEGVRFSVYKRDDEKVYTNVYSIDFGKNLDYVDIVEGLSMNSNIIKVETINV
- a CDS encoding PTS sugar transporter subunit IIA, with product MAFWKKFGDFLTGKSAKDDKPKKTIVVVARDSNVPNQKRVDQMMDLSAILSEDSIALDVEADSKEKVLKYLANFAKKNDENVDVEAVYGKLLIRENEASTVLGEGIVMPHVQDESLTSLKMFVLKLHQPIIWDDQESTDVVLGLLGPDPEKDYENIPYMSTIARLLLRKDFIVTLKSASTKEKIFKLFKNS